In Salinirussus salinus, the following proteins share a genomic window:
- a CDS encoding protein sorting system archaetidylserine synthase (This PssA-like phosphatidyltransferase, along with a PssD-like decarboxylase, is required in Haloarchaea for the archaeosortase ArtA to replace the PGF-CTERM sorting signal with a C-terminal lipid anchor.), whose protein sequence is MAFRVRDRLAVADVVTLLNAGLGVVAMVAAVTEGPALAARLILLAAVADGLDGLVARHLGSSEVGLTLDSMADIVSFGTAPAVLLFAIAHRAWEPLSSAPALYAAAVIVPTLFAVLALLRAALYTVYYGEETTRPGVQNTLAASMLAVGYLAVGAMLDPGTTATAALAAGAVLAVLMLAPLPYPKLLDRDALAMGVVQMGAVLFPAVISRAFPRALLLAATAYLLLAPRFYWAE, encoded by the coding sequence ATGGCGTTCCGGGTCCGGGACCGGCTGGCCGTCGCCGACGTCGTCACGCTGTTGAACGCCGGGCTCGGCGTGGTGGCGATGGTAGCCGCGGTCACCGAAGGGCCGGCGCTGGCCGCCCGGCTCATCCTGCTTGCGGCCGTCGCGGACGGCCTCGACGGGCTGGTCGCCCGACATCTGGGCTCGAGCGAGGTCGGCCTGACCCTGGATTCGATGGCCGATATCGTCTCCTTCGGGACCGCGCCGGCCGTGCTGCTGTTCGCCATCGCCCACCGGGCGTGGGAGCCGCTTTCGTCCGCGCCGGCGCTGTACGCCGCGGCCGTGATCGTGCCGACGCTGTTTGCCGTGCTCGCTCTCCTGCGGGCCGCACTGTACACCGTCTACTACGGCGAGGAGACCACCAGACCGGGCGTCCAGAACACGCTCGCCGCCTCGATGCTCGCCGTCGGCTACCTCGCCGTCGGGGCGATGCTCGACCCCGGCACCACGGCGACAGCCGCGCTGGCTGCCGGGGCCGTGCTGGCCGTGCTGATGCTGGCGCCGCTTCCCTACCCCAAGCTGCTCGACCGCGACGCCCTGGCGATGGGGGTCGTCCAGATGGGGGCGGTCCTGTTCCCGGCGGTCATCTCCCGGGCCTTCCCCCGGGCGTTACTGCTCGCTGCGACGGCGTATCTCCTGCTCGCCCCGCGGTTTTACTGGGCCGAGTGA
- the bioB gene encoding biotin synthase BioB, producing MVYETGNRTVDDAVERVLAGERLDRRDGLALVAQPVEDLAPAADYVRAELGDDTVDACSIVNAKAGNCAEDCGFCAQSVHFDTGIDTYDFLDPERVLEAAKRAERDGAQRFGVVVAEKGVSKRERPDEWEEVLRAIRLVRDETDVEVDASLGILTREEARVLAEEGINHYNHNIETSPRFFPEIVETHSFEDRVHTLEVAKEAGMDLCAGVILGMGESPTDRVDAAVALQDVGVSSLPVNILNPVAGTPLGEEFGDSADITTEEVLQTIAVYRLLHPEARVRLTGGREANLAVDEQHLPFEAGADGILTGDYLTTSGQSPGDDIQIIERAGMEPNREANEFDPEAVKARTAADEGPDTAAGTATSNATDD from the coding sequence ATGGTTTACGAGACGGGAAACCGGACCGTCGACGACGCCGTCGAGCGGGTGCTCGCGGGCGAGCGACTGGACCGCCGGGACGGCCTGGCGCTGGTCGCACAGCCGGTCGAGGACCTGGCGCCCGCCGCCGACTACGTCCGGGCCGAACTGGGCGACGACACCGTCGACGCCTGCTCGATCGTGAACGCGAAGGCGGGCAACTGCGCGGAGGACTGCGGGTTCTGTGCGCAGTCGGTCCACTTCGACACCGGTATCGACACCTACGACTTCCTCGACCCCGAGCGGGTCCTCGAGGCCGCGAAGCGCGCCGAACGCGACGGCGCGCAGCGCTTCGGCGTCGTGGTCGCCGAGAAGGGCGTCTCGAAGCGGGAACGGCCCGATGAGTGGGAGGAGGTTCTGCGGGCCATCCGGCTGGTGCGCGACGAGACCGACGTCGAGGTGGACGCCTCGCTGGGCATCCTGACCCGGGAGGAGGCTCGCGTTCTCGCCGAGGAGGGGATCAACCACTACAATCACAACATCGAGACCTCACCGCGCTTTTTCCCCGAGATCGTCGAAACACACTCCTTTGAGGACCGCGTCCACACCCTGGAGGTCGCGAAGGAGGCCGGGATGGACCTGTGTGCGGGCGTGATCCTCGGGATGGGCGAGTCCCCGACCGACCGGGTCGACGCCGCGGTTGCTCTCCAGGACGTGGGCGTCTCCTCGCTGCCGGTGAACATCCTCAACCCCGTGGCGGGGACGCCGCTCGGCGAGGAGTTCGGTGACTCGGCGGATATCACGACCGAGGAGGTCCTGCAGACCATCGCGGTCTACCGGCTGCTGCACCCGGAGGCGCGGGTCCGGCTGACCGGGGGGCGGGAGGCCAATCTCGCGGTCGACGAGCAGCACCTCCCCTTCGAGGCCGGCGCCGACGGTATCCTGACCGGGGACTATCTCACCACGTCGGGCCAGTCGCCGGGCGACGACATCCAGATCATCGAGCGGGCCGGGATGGAGCCGAACCGGGAGGCAAACGAGTTCGACCCCGAGGCGGTGAAGGCCCGGACGGCGGCCGACGAGGGCCCCGACACCGCGGCGGGGACGGCGACGAGCAACGCGACCGACGACTGA
- a CDS encoding class I SAM-dependent methyltransferase: MDRKRVRQAWDDVADTYSRNRDPDGEDAALVAELLEDLPPEPTVLDAGCGDGKRTLARLGDARAVGLDFSRRGLELARRNVPGAALVQGDMVDLPLADGTVDGITAYHAVFHVDRDRHTDVYREFARVLRPGGRVLMTVGTSAYEQVRSGWMGGRMFFSTPGRERTLAQLREAGFELAWDRHVDDPLGSSAYFVCAALPA, translated from the coding sequence ATGGACCGCAAGCGCGTCCGGCAGGCCTGGGACGACGTCGCCGACACCTACTCGCGCAACCGTGACCCCGACGGCGAGGACGCCGCGCTCGTGGCAGAGCTGCTCGAGGACCTGCCGCCGGAGCCGACTGTCCTGGACGCCGGCTGTGGCGACGGAAAGCGAACGCTCGCCCGCCTCGGGGACGCCCGTGCGGTCGGGCTCGACTTCTCGCGGCGCGGGCTCGAACTCGCCCGCAGAAACGTCCCCGGGGCGGCGCTCGTCCAGGGCGACATGGTCGACCTCCCGCTCGCGGACGGGACCGTCGACGGCATAACGGCCTACCACGCCGTCTTCCACGTCGACCGGGACCGCCACACCGACGTCTACCGGGAATTCGCCCGCGTCCTCCGGCCCGGCGGGCGCGTCCTGATGACGGTCGGGACCTCGGCCTACGAACAGGTCCGGTCGGGCTGGATGGGCGGCCGGATGTTCTTCTCGACGCCGGGCCGCGAGCGCACGCTCGCGCAGCTGCGCGAGGCAGGCTTCGAACTCGCCTGGGACCGCCACGTCGACGACCCGCTCGGGAGCTCGGCCTACTTCGTCTGCGCGGCCCTGCCGGCGTAG
- a CDS encoding DHH family phosphoesterase: protein MSTAGTGITMASMSTYAILGCGSVGHAVAEELVAEGKDVHIIDADEGRVEALRDQDLDARQADIRDEAVAEAVADRDVILILSSDVEANAAAVENIRGRGDDQYIVARASDPVSADDLTELGADVVINPSAVIADSALRALESGELEYKARQLTDVIAETDGKLAIRIHRSPDPDSIASAAALQTIAESLDVEATIIYDGEIGHQENRAFVNLLGIELVAGGEVDPAEYGTVALVDHAKSGEAESEVDADIIIDHYEHEHEHDVAFADIRPNVSATSTILTKYIQELDQTLEENVATALLYGIRAETLDFKRDTTPADLTAAAYLYPFADHDTLEQVESPSMSPETLDVLAEAIRKRQVQGSHLVSNAGFIRDRDALSQAAQHLLNLEGITTTAVFAIADDTIYLAARSKDIRMDIGKILEDAFGDIGEPAGHSTDATAEIPLGIFTGIEVSEDNRETLLELTEEAVTKKLFQAMGVEGGESNNGG, encoded by the coding sequence TCGATGTCCACCTACGCGATCCTGGGGTGTGGGAGTGTGGGGCACGCGGTCGCGGAGGAACTCGTCGCGGAGGGGAAGGACGTTCACATCATCGACGCCGACGAGGGCCGGGTCGAAGCGCTGCGCGACCAGGACTTGGACGCCAGACAGGCCGACATCCGCGACGAAGCCGTCGCCGAGGCGGTCGCCGACCGGGACGTCATCCTCATCCTCTCCTCGGACGTGGAGGCGAACGCCGCCGCCGTCGAGAACATCCGCGGGCGCGGGGACGACCAGTATATCGTCGCCCGGGCCTCCGACCCCGTCTCGGCGGACGACCTCACCGAACTGGGCGCCGACGTGGTGATCAACCCCTCGGCCGTCATCGCCGACTCCGCGCTCCGGGCGCTGGAGTCGGGCGAACTCGAGTACAAGGCCCGACAGCTGACCGACGTGATCGCCGAGACCGACGGGAAACTCGCCATCCGGATCCACCGCAGCCCGGACCCCGACTCGATCGCCAGCGCCGCCGCCCTCCAGACGATCGCCGAGAGCCTCGACGTCGAGGCGACGATCATCTACGACGGCGAGATCGGCCACCAGGAGAACCGCGCGTTCGTGAACCTGCTGGGGATAGAACTCGTCGCGGGCGGGGAGGTCGACCCCGCGGAGTACGGGACGGTCGCGCTCGTCGACCACGCCAAATCCGGCGAGGCCGAATCGGAGGTCGACGCCGACATCATCATCGACCACTACGAGCACGAACACGAGCACGACGTGGCCTTCGCCGACATCCGGCCGAACGTCTCCGCCACCTCGACCATCCTCACCAAGTACATTCAGGAACTCGACCAGACGCTGGAGGAGAACGTCGCGACCGCCCTGCTGTACGGGATCCGCGCCGAGACACTGGACTTCAAACGGGACACCACCCCCGCAGACCTGACGGCGGCGGCCTACCTCTACCCCTTCGCGGACCACGACACTCTCGAACAGGTCGAGTCGCCTTCGATGTCGCCGGAGACACTCGACGTCCTGGCCGAGGCGATCCGCAAGCGGCAGGTCCAGGGCTCCCATCTCGTCTCGAACGCCGGGTTCATCCGCGACCGCGACGCCCTCTCACAGGCCGCTCAGCATCTCCTGAACCTCGAGGGGATCACCACCACGGCGGTCTTCGCCATCGCCGACGACACGATCTATCTCGCGGCCCGCTCGAAGGACATCCGGATGGACATCGGGAAGATCCTCGAGGACGCCTTCGGCGACATCGGCGAGCCGGCGGGTCACTCGACGGACGCGACCGCGGAGATCCCGCTCGGCATCTTCACCGGGATCGAGGTCAGCGAGGACAACCGCGAGACGCTACTCGAGTTGACGGAGGAGGCCGTCACCAAGAAACTCTTCCAGGCGATGGGCGTGGAGGGCGGGGAGAGCAACAACGGCGGGTGA
- a CDS encoding PRC-barrel domain-containing protein produces MDRDSAPQEITSLVGREVYSNNGVFLGEVEDIRLDLDTEEVTGLALHELNRELFDSEALTARGVIIPYRWVQSVGDIIIVNDLVERIQDAKSGSDEEAPA; encoded by the coding sequence ATGGACCGCGACTCCGCGCCACAGGAGATCACGAGCCTCGTCGGCCGCGAGGTCTACTCGAACAACGGCGTCTTCCTCGGCGAGGTGGAAGACATCAGACTGGACCTGGATACCGAGGAGGTGACGGGCCTGGCGCTCCACGAACTCAACCGGGAACTGTTCGACAGCGAGGCCCTGACCGCCCGCGGCGTCATCATCCCCTACCGGTGGGTCCAGTCGGTGGGTGACATCATCATCGTCAACGACCTCGTCGAGCGGATCCAGGACGCCAAAAGCGGCAGCGACGAAGAGGCCCCGGCCTGA
- a CDS encoding site-2 protease family protein, with protein MMEQASVPASADVPSPESLADAFYVYDVEETDDGVRYYGEPMAEKDSVVQQLGPLFRERGYRVQLSYETGEYVLEATERSTSIDGVPWTNVILFLATVTATLLAGSRWYGIDVASDPAAALGAWPFALSVMGVLAVHEFGHYVFSRYHDVQATLPYFIPLPFNAIGTLGAVIRMKDNIPSRRSLFDIGVAGPLAGIAATVVVAAVGVALPPIQAPEGSLVAQIELGYPLLIQGIAALLGEPLSYGPGQMVNPVVVGAWVGAFVTFLNLIPVGQLDGAHVVRALVGDRMGRVQQVVPLLLFGLAGYLVAFEGGRSASIWVLWGFLTLIFSRAGNARPLDESSVGRSRQAVAALTLVLGLLCFTPIPFSFTP; from the coding sequence ATGATGGAACAGGCCTCCGTCCCCGCGTCGGCGGACGTCCCCAGCCCCGAGTCCCTCGCCGACGCCTTCTACGTCTACGACGTCGAGGAGACCGACGACGGGGTCCGGTACTACGGCGAGCCCATGGCAGAGAAGGACAGCGTGGTCCAGCAGCTCGGCCCGCTGTTCCGGGAACGCGGCTACCGCGTACAGCTCAGCTACGAGACCGGCGAGTACGTCCTGGAGGCGACCGAACGCTCCACGTCGATCGACGGGGTGCCGTGGACCAACGTCATCCTGTTTCTGGCGACGGTGACCGCGACCCTGCTGGCGGGCAGCCGGTGGTACGGGATCGACGTCGCCTCGGACCCCGCCGCCGCGCTGGGCGCGTGGCCGTTTGCGCTCTCGGTGATGGGCGTGCTCGCCGTCCACGAGTTCGGCCACTACGTCTTCAGCCGGTATCACGACGTGCAGGCGACCCTGCCCTACTTCATCCCGCTGCCGTTCAACGCCATCGGCACGCTCGGGGCCGTGATCCGCATGAAGGACAACATCCCCAGCCGGCGGTCGCTGTTCGATATCGGCGTCGCCGGGCCGCTTGCAGGGATCGCCGCCACGGTCGTCGTCGCGGCTGTCGGCGTCGCGCTCCCGCCGATCCAGGCCCCGGAGGGGTCGCTGGTGGCACAGATCGAACTCGGCTACCCGCTGCTCATCCAGGGGATCGCGGCGCTTCTGGGCGAACCGCTCTCCTACGGGCCGGGGCAGATGGTCAACCCCGTCGTCGTCGGCGCCTGGGTCGGCGCCTTCGTCACGTTCCTGAACCTCATTCCGGTCGGCCAGCTCGACGGCGCTCACGTCGTCCGGGCGCTCGTCGGCGACCGGATGGGTCGCGTCCAGCAGGTCGTCCCGCTTCTCCTGTTCGGGCTCGCGGGCTACCTCGTCGCCTTCGAGGGGGGGCGGAGCGCATCGATCTGGGTGCTCTGGGGCTTCCTGACGCTCATCTTCAGCCGGGCCGGAAACGCGAGACCGCTCGACGAGTCATCCGTCGGCCGCTCCCGGCAGGCCGTGGCGGCCCTGACGCTCGTGCTCGGGCTGCTCTGTTTCACCCCCATCCCGTTCTCCTTTACCCCCTGA
- a CDS encoding metal-dependent hydrolase: protein MPSTLVHVALAGLLAAALLGAAYDLRALVVVLAVTALPDLDAFGVFLFSGAHRALLHTFLIPLVAAGVVIVDTRLREQSGLRDRFGPRGVRVAWVAVLAFAVAGIGLDFVTNGVNALYPVVDQFYVLDGKLELSTTEGLVQTFVEVPAETGAVAGNGVPAPESVGTTENVTYTTGVDPDPDPGIESGPVERVFPVVRSGWQLLVVLAGAVTVLARSRLGGDLE, encoded by the coding sequence ATGCCGTCGACGCTGGTCCACGTGGCCCTCGCGGGCCTGCTGGCCGCGGCACTCCTGGGAGCGGCCTACGACCTGCGGGCGCTCGTCGTCGTCCTCGCGGTAACAGCCCTGCCGGACCTCGACGCGTTCGGTGTCTTCCTGTTCTCTGGCGCTCACCGGGCGCTGCTGCACACCTTCCTGATCCCCCTCGTCGCCGCCGGCGTAGTGATTGTGGACACGCGCCTGCGAGAGCAGTCGGGCCTGCGCGACCGGTTCGGGCCCCGGGGTGTCCGGGTGGCGTGGGTGGCGGTTCTCGCGTTCGCAGTTGCGGGCATCGGACTCGACTTCGTCACCAACGGCGTCAACGCGCTGTACCCGGTGGTCGACCAGTTCTACGTCCTCGATGGCAAACTCGAGCTCTCGACGACCGAGGGACTGGTCCAGACGTTCGTCGAGGTCCCTGCCGAGACCGGCGCTGTGGCCGGGAACGGGGTGCCGGCCCCGGAGAGCGTCGGCACGACCGAGAACGTCACCTACACAACGGGCGTCGACCCCGACCCCGACCCCGGCATCGAATCCGGCCCCGTCGAGCGGGTGTTCCCGGTCGTCCGCTCGGGATGGCAGCTGCTGGTCGTCCTCGCCGGTGCCGTGACAGTCCTCGCGAGATCCCGGCTGGGCGGCGACCTCGAATGA
- a CDS encoding protein sorting system archaetidylserine decarboxylase, with the protein MDAFARGAWRYGLPVAAAGVVAAVVWLPLGVALWAATGAVFWFHRDPERAVPPDGVVAPADGTVSVLREEDDRLRLGIFMNLHHVHVNRAPYGGTVEAVEHSPGGHWPAFTKSSDRNEKLRVDFGDHEVVLIAGAVARRIHPYVTEGVTVDRGERIGHISFSSRVDLLLPPEVDRSDLAVSKGDRVRAGETRLTLR; encoded by the coding sequence GTGGACGCGTTCGCACGCGGCGCGTGGCGGTACGGGCTCCCCGTCGCGGCGGCCGGGGTGGTCGCCGCGGTCGTCTGGCTACCGCTGGGTGTGGCGCTCTGGGCGGCGACCGGCGCGGTGTTCTGGTTTCACCGCGACCCCGAGCGGGCCGTCCCCCCCGATGGGGTCGTCGCACCGGCCGACGGGACCGTCTCCGTGCTGCGCGAGGAGGACGACCGGCTCCGGCTGGGCATCTTCATGAACCTCCACCACGTCCACGTGAACCGGGCGCCGTACGGCGGAACCGTCGAGGCCGTCGAGCACTCCCCGGGCGGGCACTGGCCGGCCTTCACGAAGTCCTCGGACCGCAACGAGAAGCTCCGGGTCGACTTCGGCGACCACGAGGTCGTCCTGATAGCCGGCGCGGTCGCCCGGCGGATCCACCCCTACGTCACCGAGGGGGTCACCGTCGACCGCGGCGAGCGGATCGGACACATCTCCTTCAGCAGCCGCGTCGACCTCCTGTTGCCGCCGGAGGTCGACCGGTCGGACCTCGCCGTCTCGAAGGGCGACCGGGTCAGAGCCGGCGAGACCCGTCTCACGCTCCGCTGA